DNA sequence from the Poecile atricapillus isolate bPoeAtr1 chromosome 12, bPoeAtr1.hap1, whole genome shotgun sequence genome:
cacaggtgcccagagcagctgtggatccctggatccctggcagtgcccagggttggacactggggctgggagcagcttggggcagtgggaggtgtccctgccatggctggggtggctctggctgctgccCTGTCCCAGAAAGCCATCAGTGATGGATCTGTGGGGTCATTCCTGGCACCTGCAAACTCCCTGTGCCCCATGGCAGGGAGCCATGTCCGTGGATTCCATCACGGACCTGAGTGACAACGCGTCCGAGCTGCTGGAGGCCCTGCAGCTCTCACACCCCCACGAGCTGGACCCCTGCAGGAGCCGCGCCAAGAAGAAGCAGCTGAGCCTGAACCCCATCACCTGGCAGGTGCCACGGATCGTGGACAGGTGCTGCACACACCTGGAGACCCACGGTAAGGGCTGGAAAAGCTCCCAGGACATCCTGGCCACCCCAAGGTGGGAGGAGGCACCCTTGGGTTTAATGGAACCGTGGGACTCACcaaaggttggactcgatgCTCTTGGAGGTGTTTCCCAACCTGAACGATTCTGTGAGTcctgggccagggcagctcccaaAAAACCTCCTGTGGAGAGTGCTCTGGCTTGGTGCAGCACCAGAGGGGAATGTGAGTGAGGAGGGAATGTGAGTGAGGAGGGAATGTGAGTGAGGATGGAATGTGAGTGAGGATGGAATGTGAGTGAGGAGGGAATGTGAGTGAGGAGGGAATGTGAGTGAGGAGGGAATGTGAGTGAGGAGGGAATGTGAGTGAGGAGGAGGGAATGTGAGTGAGGAGGGAATGTCCGTGAGGAGGGAATGTCCGTGAGGAGGGAATGTCCGTGAGGAGGGAATGTCAGTGAGTTGGGAATGTCAGTGAGTTGGGAATGTCAGTGAGTTGGGAATGTCCGTGAGTTGGGAATGTTCCTGAGGAGGGAATGtccacagcctttccttttcctcctgcctggagAAGGGCCAGGCAAGCAGGAGCAGCCCTAGCAggggaggcagggagctgtgggaatTCCCAGCACTGACCTGTCTGTCCCGCAGGGCTCCAAACTGTCGGCATCTTCCGTGTGGGGAGCTCCAGGAAAAGAGTCCAGCAGGTAAAAGGGGACattccctgcagcctctggctgAGCCTTGCCAGGGCTGGTGTTGGTGGGGATGGAAAGAGCTGACATTGGTGTGGAGAGGTCTCTTCAGACTCAAACTGACTTTGGTTTTCATCCTTCCCCTTTCTTCCATCTCCAAGCTGAGGGAGGAGTTTGATCAAGGGCTGGATGTTTTCTTGGATGAGCATCAGAGTGTTCATGATGTGGCTGCCCTGCTCAAGGAGTTTCTCCGGGATATGCCCGATTCCCTGATTCCCAGAGAGCTCTACGGAGCcttcctgagcacagccagtgAGCACCTGTGGGGCAGagcctgcacagcagggcctgtgcTGGGGGCACCCCAGATCCCCTGGGCACCCCTCACTTGGGCATGCTGGGATGTGACACCCAGGGCTGGccagcctgaccttggacactgCTGGGAACGGGGCCTTCCTCAGCACCCTCCAGAGCCCCCggagagggatgggatgggataatgggatccatgggatgggatccatgggatgggatgggatccatgggatgggatccatgggatgggatccatgggatgggatgggatccatgggatgggatccatgggatgggatccatgggatgggatccatgggatgggatgggatccatgggatgggatgggatgggatccatgggatccatgggatgggtgTTGTGCTCCCTGGTGCTGCCATGTGCAGTTACTGTAACCTGGGGTTtttctgggggttttgtttgatttctttGGAACTGGATTACAAAAAACCCTCTGGTCCAGGACAGTTTTTGGCAGTGGGGCTGTGAAATATCCAACACCCTCGTGGGGTTCTCCATCCCTTGGGATGAGGGGTggggcagcagcctggctgccagcagagctcgTTCCCaagggtgaggaggaggaggaggaggaggaggagggagcctGACTCCCAGCTGTGTTCTCCACACAGGCATGGagggcccagcccagctggacacgctgcagctgctgctgttcctgctgccccCGTGTCACAGTGACACCCTGCTCCGGCTCCTGCGCTTCCTGGCCCGGGTGGCCCAGCACgcccagagctcctgggacCCCGAGGGCCGCGAGGTGAGGCTGAACAAATCCTCGGGCTTCAGGGAAAACCAAATCCTTCAGGGAATCCTGGGATCGTTGTGGTTGGCAAAGGCAGGAGGGTGAGGCAGGTGGGGATGGGATGAGTGTGtggctccagcacctcaaaCTCTTCGTGCTGGCCCTGCCACCAGCTCAGAGAGGACCAAACTGGTCCAGGAGCAACATCTGGCCCTCACCTCGCCCTCGTGTTCCTGCCCTGGGCGGGCTGAGGACATCCTGGGACATCCCACGCTGCCACATCCACAGCCCACAGGTTCCTTTTGTGCCTCCTTGCAGATCCCTGGGAATAAAATGACAGTGTCAAACCTGGCTACGGTCTTTGGTCCCAACATCCTGCAGAAGGAGAAGCCTGGAGAGAAAGATGCCGGTGCCCTGAACTTTGAGGACAGTGCTGCCATAATCCTGGTGCTCCAGAGGCTGATTGAGCACCACCACTCCCTGTTCATGGTACGTGGGCTCCTCAGGGCagctcccccagaccctccttccctctgaactcttctgagagcagcaggggaaggattTTGTCCCTGTCAGAGATGCACACCTCAGTCTGTGCCCATCCTCTGGGAAGGTTTGGCTCCATCCTCTCTCCACCCTCccactgcaggcagcagtgagAGTCCCCTCGGGATGTGACATTTCAGGtccccaaaacaaaaacttaCAGCAATTTTTGGGGTCTGCAGGGAGCAAAGGACTGGGGATAGTGGGGGGAAAGCAGGGGCTGAGATCCTGCAGACCctgggggtgtgtggggtgtgacACCAGCATACCGGGTCTGTGACCATGTCCTGGGTCCCTCCTCGGCTCTCTGTGCTCAGCCTGAGCCGGGCGAGTGACGTggccgtgtccccccaggtgtccccagagatGCAGTGTGACGTGCTGAGGAGGCTGTTCCAGACAGACCCCGATGTCATCGAGTACCTGCTGCGCAGGAAGTTCCCTGACCTGCCGTGAGTGCCCCAGGGGGCTCCGAGGGACACAGGGACGAGTGACAGCACACCCTGCTCATCATCcacacagctccctgctcatcatcacacagctccctgctcatcatccacacagctccctgctcatcttccacacagctccctgctcatcttccacacagctccctgctcatcatcacacagctccctgctcatcatccacacagctccctgctcatcatccacacagctccctgctcaTCATCCACACAGTCACGGGATCCACAGAAAAACCCTCCACGCTCCATCCTTCCCATCCCTCGGAGCTCCCAcgggggctggagctgcagctcgagcccttccctgcctggAAGGACCTCgtgtcccctgagctgggaCCAGCACACAGTGCAGGAGGGGTTTGTTCCTGGGGCTGGAAGCAGGAAATGGTTGGCAACCGGGGATCCTGGGAAGCAGGAGATGCTCAGGAGCCTTCAGTGGGGCTGGTGACTCCTCAGCAAACAGGAATTGTCCTGTGGGAAGGGTTTTCCTGGACCACAGGTCACTTCCATACCAGTTTGGATGGGGCATGGAGCATCCTGGTctgctggaaggtgtccctgcccatggaccAGATGGTCTTCAAagtccttccagcccaaacccagggttctgtgatctctgtcCAGCTCCTTGTCTGCCTCCACGCTCCTTTTGGGACTGTCTGCAGACGGCAGTCTTTGGGATCCTTGGGATCACTGCTTGAGCCCGTCTGGGAGCACAGAAGGCAGCAGAAACCTTTGCAAACAGCccttctctctcattttttgCTCCCTCAGGAGCCCAGATCTCGAGGATGGCGGGGAGGAGCAGGCTCCATCCGCAGTGCCCGGCTGGACACGCAGCCTGGAGCGGGGCTCGGTGTCCTCGGGGCTCTACAGCAGCGTCTCCTTCCTAAACCTGGATGTCGGCACCTAGCGAGCGTCAGGACACCTCCAGGCAGCTT
Encoded proteins:
- the ARHGAP36 gene encoding rho GTPase-activating protein 36 isoform X1; the protein is MLGTGGTRRWHGAGGSQVCSPERLWLCSSPGMEPVALQSLSELERASLQELALFRLQERLPGGHLSLARDGSKGIKSIRQKLESFSKERKDCSPHTFGVPLCQVIAQDRACRQLQEAVGRSRRLCLQVEATVTRFRAQRHRRMGMGMGSSCIPAPHGSFPEEPLSPALPDKSSWSQRRGAMSVDSITDLSDNASELLEALQLSHPHELDPCRSRAKKKQLSLNPITWQVPRIVDRCCTHLETHGLQTVGIFRVGSSRKRVQQLREEFDQGLDVFLDEHQSVHDVAALLKEFLRDMPDSLIPRELYGAFLSTASMEGPAQLDTLQLLLFLLPPCHSDTLLRLLRFLARVAQHAQSSWDPEGREIPGNKMTVSNLATVFGPNILQKEKPGEKDAGALNFEDSAAIILVLQRLIEHHHSLFMVSPEMQCDVLRRLFQTDPDVIEYLLRRKFPDLPSPDLEDGGEEQAPSAVPGWTRSLERGSVSSGLYSSVSFLNLDVGT
- the ARHGAP36 gene encoding rho GTPase-activating protein 36 isoform X2, yielding MEPVALQSLSELERASLQELALFRLQERLPGGHLSLARDGSKGIKSIRQKLESFSKERKDCSPHTFGVPLCQVIAQDRACRQLQEAVGRSRRLCLQVEATVTRFRAQRHRRMGMGMGSSCIPAPHGSFPEEPLSPALPDKSSWSQRRGAMSVDSITDLSDNASELLEALQLSHPHELDPCRSRAKKKQLSLNPITWQVPRIVDRCCTHLETHGLQTVGIFRVGSSRKRVQQLREEFDQGLDVFLDEHQSVHDVAALLKEFLRDMPDSLIPRELYGAFLSTASMEGPAQLDTLQLLLFLLPPCHSDTLLRLLRFLARVAQHAQSSWDPEGREIPGNKMTVSNLATVFGPNILQKEKPGEKDAGALNFEDSAAIILVLQRLIEHHHSLFMVSPEMQCDVLRRLFQTDPDVIEYLLRRKFPDLPSPDLEDGGEEQAPSAVPGWTRSLERGSVSSGLYSSVSFLNLDVGT